The Streptomyces sp. RKAG293 genome includes a region encoding these proteins:
- a CDS encoding SCO5717 family growth-regulating ATPase, translated as MSSDRDENRVGGAAPVEEQGDADYTGEFTFDYTPPAWYMQNTGGDDSGDSGDDPDTDTDSGAAAAQDSGAGDAPAPAVREESRPEPEPAPWVTPPAATVPPAPLPVNPVSPPVAPPAAPFAAPSPAPDATSEPSWSATSVPFVPAPAPTPAPAAAPEPAAAEAAAPAPPPAPSAVPAFPTLKPSGGEDRPADAPVAEPERDDDELPGAVRSESTVRIAPGSLRTRPGAGTSETPSAPVEPEQKPAPLMDAPPSEGPVWVPTPPPAPVAPWSPAPPQSAVPPLPPHFQAADAPAPPPLPDDRATPPTGAPWPAPAQSAPTPPGADYTFAPPAPPETVEPAAPPAGYGFPPAQQGPGTPNLPAPRAAEPLPQGGYGFPRPADAPAPTPTPMPVPADRQEDRTPPPQPAYGFPQPGAQQPPLAQDGYGFPRPTADAPAPVPAPAPAPAPAPQDFAPAPAPQGGYGFPQPAQPAQPPVAPSSEDRTPPPAPWPNPAPAPAPAPQPEYGFPPAGAQPQLQPQPQLQPQPPLSQQPPQAGYGFPPAADAPPAPQVPEDRAPAPSAAPWPSPNPPAPQPGYGFPQSGQPQPPQPQPQPGTFAPLPQPAPEDRAAPPTGAPWPNPALPPAAPAPAPAPQQGYGFPQGGAPQPPVAPGPGPEASAPMPPAGYGFPPPAAPLPPEASPGAALQPLPPHGGYGFPPPGQQPQAQPPAPQQPQPQQYAPPQAQPQVQPQHPAPPQDPSADPRTGGWPAVTPDQRQRSVQGAPLGYTAAVELSSDRLLKNQPKPKRPGANATPSRFKLGGKKEEAERQRKLELIRTPVLSCYRIAVISLKGGVGKTTTTTALGSTLATERQDKILAIDANPDAGTLGRRVRRETGATIRDLVQAIPYLNSYMDIRRFTSQASSGLEIIANDVDPAVSTAFNDEDYRRVLDVLGKQYPIILTDSGTGLLYSAMRGVLDLADQLIIVSTPSVDGASSASTTLDWLSAHGYAELVQRSITVISGVRETGKMIKVDDIVAHFQTRCRGVMVVPFDEHLAAGAEVDLDMMRPKTREAYFNLSAMVAEDFIRAQQAQGLWTADGNPPPHLAPPVPGRQQGPQQGQPQYQQQPPPPGFHGQAPQGPGQPYPQAPQAPQPPQQYQPQAPQPYQPQPQQGWPQQPPQQQAPPEQPPGYGYPPPPPQH; from the coding sequence GTGAGCAGCGATCGGGACGAGAACCGCGTGGGCGGGGCCGCCCCTGTCGAGGAGCAAGGCGACGCCGACTACACCGGTGAGTTCACCTTCGACTACACGCCGCCCGCCTGGTACATGCAGAACACCGGTGGGGACGACAGCGGTGACAGCGGGGACGACCCGGATACGGATACCGACTCCGGTGCGGCTGCGGCTCAGGACTCCGGTGCCGGCGACGCTCCCGCTCCCGCGGTGCGGGAGGAGTCCCGGCCCGAGCCTGAGCCCGCACCCTGGGTGACACCTCCGGCGGCGACCGTTCCTCCCGCTCCCCTGCCCGTGAACCCGGTTTCGCCGCCTGTCGCACCGCCGGCCGCACCGTTCGCGGCGCCGTCGCCGGCTCCTGATGCCACGAGCGAGCCCTCCTGGTCGGCGACCTCGGTGCCGTTCGTCCCGGCTCCCGCTCCTACTCCGGCTCCGGCAGCCGCTCCGGAACCGGCTGCCGCCGAGGCCGCGGCGCCCGCGCCGCCGCCCGCGCCTTCCGCTGTTCCGGCGTTCCCGACGCTCAAGCCGAGCGGCGGCGAGGACCGTCCCGCGGACGCCCCCGTCGCGGAGCCCGAGCGGGACGACGACGAGCTGCCCGGCGCGGTACGGAGTGAGTCGACGGTGCGGATCGCGCCCGGCTCGCTGCGTACACGGCCCGGAGCGGGTACGTCCGAGACCCCGTCGGCTCCCGTGGAGCCGGAGCAGAAGCCGGCACCGCTGATGGACGCTCCGCCGTCCGAGGGTCCGGTGTGGGTGCCGACGCCGCCGCCGGCCCCGGTCGCGCCGTGGTCCCCGGCCCCTCCGCAGAGCGCGGTCCCGCCGCTGCCGCCGCACTTCCAGGCCGCGGACGCCCCCGCGCCGCCGCCGCTCCCCGACGACCGGGCCACCCCGCCCACGGGTGCACCGTGGCCCGCTCCCGCGCAGTCCGCGCCGACGCCTCCCGGCGCCGACTACACGTTCGCTCCCCCGGCACCCCCGGAGACCGTCGAGCCCGCCGCTCCGCCGGCCGGCTACGGCTTCCCGCCGGCCCAGCAGGGACCGGGCACGCCGAACCTTCCCGCCCCGCGCGCGGCGGAGCCGCTGCCGCAGGGCGGATACGGCTTCCCGCGGCCCGCCGACGCACCCGCGCCGACGCCGACGCCGATGCCCGTCCCGGCGGACCGCCAGGAGGACCGCACTCCCCCGCCGCAGCCGGCGTACGGATTCCCGCAGCCCGGAGCGCAGCAACCGCCGCTCGCGCAGGACGGCTACGGGTTCCCGCGACCCACCGCCGACGCGCCCGCTCCTGTGCCCGCACCGGCCCCAGCACCCGCACCGGCTCCGCAGGACTTCGCTCCGGCCCCCGCGCCGCAGGGCGGATACGGGTTCCCGCAGCCCGCGCAGCCCGCGCAGCCGCCGGTCGCCCCCTCGTCGGAGGACCGTACGCCGCCGCCCGCGCCCTGGCCGAACCCCGCGCCGGCCCCGGCCCCCGCGCCGCAGCCCGAGTACGGGTTCCCGCCGGCCGGAGCGCAGCCGCAGCTCCAGCCGCAGCCGCAGCTCCAGCCCCAGCCCCCGTTGTCGCAGCAGCCGCCGCAGGCTGGGTACGGGTTCCCGCCGGCCGCCGACGCTCCCCCGGCGCCGCAGGTGCCCGAGGACCGTGCTCCCGCGCCGTCGGCCGCCCCGTGGCCGAGCCCCAATCCGCCGGCGCCGCAGCCCGGTTACGGGTTCCCGCAGAGTGGTCAGCCGCAGCCACCGCAGCCGCAGCCGCAGCCGGGCACCTTCGCGCCGCTGCCGCAGCCCGCTCCGGAGGACCGCGCCGCCCCGCCGACCGGCGCGCCCTGGCCCAATCCGGCGCTGCCCCCGGCCGCCCCGGCACCGGCCCCGGCGCCCCAGCAGGGTTACGGATTCCCGCAGGGCGGGGCTCCGCAGCCGCCCGTCGCGCCCGGTCCCGGTCCTGAGGCGTCCGCGCCCATGCCGCCGGCCGGTTACGGATTCCCGCCGCCCGCGGCGCCGCTGCCGCCGGAGGCCAGCCCCGGTGCGGCGTTGCAGCCGCTGCCGCCGCACGGCGGGTACGGATTCCCGCCGCCGGGACAGCAGCCGCAGGCCCAGCCGCCGGCCCCGCAGCAGCCGCAGCCCCAGCAGTACGCGCCGCCGCAGGCCCAACCGCAGGTCCAACCGCAGCACCCGGCTCCGCCGCAGGACCCGTCGGCCGATCCGCGTACCGGCGGCTGGCCGGCGGTGACGCCGGACCAGCGGCAGCGTTCCGTACAGGGCGCGCCGCTCGGCTACACCGCGGCCGTCGAGCTGTCGTCGGACCGGCTGCTGAAGAACCAGCCGAAGCCGAAGCGGCCCGGTGCCAACGCGACGCCGTCGCGGTTCAAGCTCGGTGGCAAGAAGGAGGAGGCGGAGCGGCAGCGGAAGCTGGAGCTGATCCGTACTCCGGTGCTGTCCTGCTACCGGATCGCGGTGATCAGCCTCAAGGGCGGCGTCGGCAAGACCACGACGACCACCGCCCTGGGCTCGACGCTCGCGACCGAGCGCCAGGACAAGATCCTCGCGATCGACGCCAACCCGGACGCCGGCACGCTCGGCCGCCGGGTCCGCCGGGAGACCGGTGCGACCATCCGCGACCTGGTGCAGGCGATCCCGTACCTCAACAGCTACATGGACATCCGCAGGTTCACCTCGCAGGCGTCCTCCGGGCTGGAGATCATCGCCAACGACGTGGACCCGGCCGTGTCGACCGCGTTCAACGACGAGGACTACCGCCGGGTCCTCGACGTGCTGGGCAAGCAGTACCCGATCATCCTCACCGACTCGGGTACCGGTCTGCTCTACAGCGCGATGCGCGGCGTGCTCGACCTGGCCGACCAGCTGATCATCGTGTCCACGCCGTCCGTCGACGGAGCGAGCAGCGCGAGCACCACGCTGGACTGGCTGTCGGCGCACGGCTACGCCGAACTGGTGCAGCGCAGCATCACGGTCATCTCCGGGGTCCGCGAGACCGGCAAGATGATCAAAGTGGACGACATCGTCGCCCACTTCCAGACGCGCTGCCGCGGGGTGATGGTCGTCCCGTTCGACGAGCACCTGGCCGCGGGCGCCGAGGTCGACCTCGACATGATGCGTCCCAAGACCCGGGAGGCGTACTTCAACCTCTCGGCGATGGTCGCCGAGGACTTCATCCGCGCGCAGCAGGCGCAGGGGCTGTGGACCGCCGACGGGAACCCGCCGCCGCACCTGGCACCGCCGGTCCCCGGCCGGCAGCAGGGTCCGCAGCAAGGCCAGCCGCAGTACCAGCAGCAGCCGCCTCCGCCCGGGTTCCACGGGCAGGCGCCCCAGGGTCCGGGTCAGCCGTACCCGCAGGCACCGCAGGCACCGCAACCGCCGCAGCAGTACCAGCCGCAGGCGCCGCAGCCGTACCAGCCGCAGCCCCAGCAGGGCTGGCCGCAGCAGCCGCCGCAGCAGCAGGCACCGCCCGAGCAGCCGCCGGGCTACGGCTACCCGCCGCCTCCGCCCCAGCACTAG
- the rpsO gene encoding 30S ribosomal protein S15, whose protein sequence is MPLDAATKKQIIAEFGAKEGDTGSPEVQVAMLSRRISDLTEHLKLHKHDHHSRRGLLLLVGQRRRLLQYLAKKDITRFRALVERLGIRRGAAGAK, encoded by the coding sequence ATGCCGCTCGACGCCGCAACGAAGAAGCAGATCATCGCCGAGTTCGGTGCCAAGGAGGGCGACACGGGCTCCCCCGAGGTGCAGGTCGCGATGCTCTCGCGCCGTATCTCGGACCTCACCGAGCACCTCAAGCTGCACAAGCACGACCACCACTCCCGCCGTGGTCTGCTGCTGCTCGTCGGCCAGCGCCGCCGTCTGCTGCAGTACCTGGCCAAGAAGGACATCACGCGCTTCCGCGCCCTGGTCGAGCGCCTCGGCATCCGCCGCGGTGCGGCCGGCGCCAAGTAA
- a CDS encoding polyribonucleotide nucleotidyltransferase — translation MENETHYAEAVIDNGSFGTRTIRFETGRLARQAAGSAVAYLDDDTMVLSATSASKHPKENLDFFPLTVDVEERMYAAGRIPGSFFRREGRPSEDAILTCRLIDRPLRPSFAKGLRNEIQVVCTIMALNPDDLYDVVAINAASASTQLAGLPFSGPIGGVRVALIKGQWVAFPRHSQLEDAVFDMVVAGRALEDGDVAIMMVEAEATARTIALVEGGAEAPTEEIVAAGLEASKPFIKALCKAQSELAAKAAKPTAEFPRYLDYQDDVFAALSEAVTGELAQALTIPGKQAREAELDRVKAIAAEKLLPKFEGREKEISAAYRSLTKKLVRERVIKDKVRIDGRGVTDIRTLAAEVEAIPRVHGSALFERGETQILGVTTLNMLRMEQQMDTLAPETRKRYMHNYNFPPYSVGETGRVGSPKRREIGHGALAERAILPVLPSREDFPYAIRQVSEALSSNGSTSMGSVCASTMSLLNAGVPLKAPVAGIAMGLISEEIDGKTHYVALTDILGAEDAFGDMDFKVAGTKTFVTALQLDTKLDGIPASVLAAALKQARDARLHILDVMNEAIDVPDEMSPNAPRIISIKIPVDKIGEVIGPKGKMINQIQEDTGADISIEDDGTVLIGATEGSQAEAARAVINQIANPTMPEVGERYLGTVVKTTTFGAFVSLMPGKDGLLHISQIRKLAGGKRVENVEDVLAVGSKVQVEIAEIDARGKLSLIPVIEGEEAGDAEDESGS, via the coding sequence GTGGAGAACGAGACCCACTACGCCGAGGCCGTTATCGACAACGGTTCCTTCGGCACCCGCACCATCCGCTTCGAGACGGGCCGTCTGGCCCGTCAGGCCGCCGGCTCCGCCGTGGCCTACCTGGACGACGACACCATGGTGCTGTCGGCCACCAGTGCTTCGAAGCACCCCAAGGAGAACCTCGACTTCTTCCCCCTCACGGTGGACGTCGAGGAGCGCATGTACGCGGCCGGCCGGATCCCCGGTTCGTTCTTCCGCCGCGAAGGGCGCCCCTCCGAGGACGCGATCCTCACCTGCCGCCTGATCGACCGCCCGCTGCGCCCGTCCTTCGCCAAGGGCCTGCGCAACGAGATCCAGGTCGTCTGCACGATCATGGCGCTCAACCCCGATGACCTGTACGACGTGGTCGCGATCAACGCCGCCTCCGCCTCGACGCAGCTCGCCGGTCTCCCCTTCTCCGGCCCGATCGGCGGCGTCCGCGTCGCACTGATCAAGGGCCAGTGGGTCGCCTTCCCGCGTCACAGCCAGCTCGAGGACGCCGTCTTCGACATGGTCGTGGCCGGCCGCGCCCTCGAGGACGGCGACGTCGCGATCATGATGGTGGAGGCCGAGGCCACCGCCCGCACGATCGCGCTCGTCGAGGGTGGCGCCGAGGCGCCGACCGAGGAGATCGTGGCCGCCGGCCTCGAAGCCTCCAAGCCCTTCATCAAGGCCCTGTGCAAGGCGCAGTCCGAGCTGGCGGCGAAGGCCGCGAAGCCGACCGCCGAGTTCCCGCGCTACCTCGACTACCAGGACGACGTCTTCGCTGCCCTGTCCGAGGCCGTCACCGGTGAGCTCGCCCAGGCCCTGACGATCCCCGGCAAGCAGGCCCGCGAGGCCGAGCTGGACCGCGTCAAGGCCATCGCCGCCGAGAAGCTTCTCCCGAAGTTCGAAGGCCGCGAGAAGGAGATCTCCGCCGCGTACCGTTCGCTGACCAAGAAGCTGGTCCGCGAGCGCGTCATCAAGGACAAGGTCCGCATCGACGGCCGTGGCGTGACGGACATCCGTACGCTGGCCGCCGAGGTCGAGGCCATCCCGCGCGTCCACGGTTCCGCCCTGTTCGAGCGTGGCGAGACCCAGATCCTGGGTGTCACCACGCTGAACATGCTCCGCATGGAGCAGCAGATGGACACGCTGGCGCCCGAGACGCGCAAGCGCTACATGCACAACTACAACTTCCCGCCGTACTCCGTCGGTGAGACGGGCCGCGTCGGTTCGCCGAAGCGCCGCGAGATCGGTCACGGCGCGCTGGCCGAGCGGGCGATCCTGCCCGTGCTGCCGTCCCGCGAGGACTTCCCGTACGCGATCCGCCAGGTCTCCGAGGCGCTGAGCTCCAACGGCTCGACGTCCATGGGCTCGGTCTGCGCCTCCACCATGTCGCTGCTGAACGCCGGTGTGCCGCTCAAGGCCCCCGTCGCCGGTATCGCCATGGGTCTGATCTCCGAGGAGATCGACGGCAAGACGCACTACGTCGCCCTCACCGACATCCTCGGTGCGGAAGACGCGTTCGGCGACATGGACTTCAAGGTCGCCGGTACGAAGACCTTCGTCACCGCGCTGCAGCTCGACACCAAGCTCGACGGCATCCCCGCCTCGGTCCTGGCCGCCGCGCTGAAGCAGGCCCGCGACGCCCGCCTCCACATCCTCGATGTGATGAACGAGGCGATCGACGTTCCGGACGAGATGTCCCCGAACGCACCGCGGATCATCAGCATCAAGATCCCCGTGGACAAGATCGGCGAGGTCATCGGCCCCAAGGGCAAGATGATCAACCAGATCCAGGAGGACACGGGCGCCGACATCTCCATCGAGGATGACGGCACGGTCCTCATCGGCGCGACCGAAGGCTCCCAGGCCGAGGCCGCGCGCGCGGTGATCAACCAGATCGCCAACCCGACGATGCCCGAGGTCGGCGAGCGCTACCTCGGCACCGTCGTGAAGACCACCACCTTCGGTGCCTTCGTCTCGCTCATGCCGGGCAAGGACGGTCTGCTGCACATCTCGCAGATCCGTAAGCTCGCCGGCGGCAAGCGCGTCGAGAACGTCGAGGACGTCCTCGCCGTGGGCTCCAAGGTCCAGGTCGAGATCGCCGAGATCGACGCCCGTGGCAAGCTCTCGCTGATCCCGGTCATCGAGGGTGAAGAAGCGGGCGACGCCGAGGACGAGTCCGGCTCGTGA
- a CDS encoding pitrilysin family protein, which produces MTSRSTVVTARPSTKGRAVRTQTLIPGTDGIGTVRRTVLPGGLRVVTETLPTVRSATFGIWVGVGSRDETPALNGATHYLEHLLFKGTKRRSALDISSVIDAVGGEMNAFTAKEYTCYYARVLDNDLPLAIDVVCDMLTGSLIRQEDIDAERGVVLEEIAMTEDDPGDQVHDLFTTAMLGDSPLGRPVLGTVETINALTRDQVARFYKRHYDPTHLVVAAAGNVDHATVVRQVRKAFENAGALRDTDAVPMDPRSGARTLRTAGRVELLDRRTEQAHVVLGMPGLARTDERRWALGVLNTALGGGMSSRLFQEVREKRGLAYSVYSYTSSFADCGLFGVYAGCQPRRVPEVLKICRDELDNVSEHGLTDEELQRAIGQLSGSTVLGLEDTGALMNRLGKSELCWGEQMSVDSMLERIAAVTPDDVRAVARDVLGHRPSLAVIGPLKDKQASRLHESVA; this is translated from the coding sequence GTGACCTCTCGCTCCACTGTCGTGACGGCCCGTCCCTCCACCAAGGGGCGGGCCGTCCGCACACAGACCCTGATTCCCGGCACCGACGGCATCGGCACCGTGCGCAGGACCGTGCTCCCCGGCGGTCTGCGCGTCGTCACCGAGACCCTGCCGACGGTCCGCTCCGCGACCTTCGGCATCTGGGTGGGCGTCGGCTCGCGCGACGAGACCCCGGCGCTGAACGGCGCCACCCACTACCTGGAGCACCTGCTCTTCAAGGGCACGAAGCGGCGCAGCGCGCTCGACATCTCCTCGGTGATCGACGCGGTCGGCGGCGAGATGAACGCGTTCACCGCCAAGGAGTACACGTGCTACTACGCACGCGTCCTCGACAACGACCTGCCGCTCGCCATCGACGTGGTGTGCGACATGCTCACCGGCTCGCTGATCCGCCAGGAGGACATCGACGCCGAGCGCGGCGTCGTCCTCGAGGAGATCGCGATGACCGAGGACGATCCGGGCGACCAGGTCCACGACCTGTTCACCACGGCGATGCTCGGTGACTCCCCGCTGGGCCGCCCGGTCCTCGGCACCGTCGAGACCATCAACGCCCTCACCCGCGACCAGGTCGCCCGCTTCTACAAGCGGCACTACGACCCGACGCACCTCGTCGTCGCCGCGGCCGGCAACGTCGACCACGCGACGGTCGTCCGGCAGGTCCGCAAGGCGTTCGAGAACGCCGGCGCCCTGCGCGACACCGACGCCGTGCCGATGGACCCGCGCTCCGGCGCCCGCACGCTGCGCACCGCCGGCCGCGTCGAGCTGCTGGACCGCAGGACCGAGCAGGCACACGTCGTGCTCGGCATGCCGGGCCTGGCCCGTACCGACGAGCGCCGCTGGGCGCTCGGCGTGCTCAACACGGCGCTGGGCGGCGGCATGAGCTCACGGCTGTTCCAGGAGGTCCGCGAGAAGCGCGGGCTGGCGTACTCGGTGTACTCGTACACCTCGTCGTTCGCGGACTGCGGTCTGTTCGGCGTCTACGCCGGCTGCCAGCCGCGCCGGGTCCCCGAGGTGCTCAAGATCTGCCGCGACGAGCTCGACAACGTGTCCGAGCACGGTCTGACCGACGAGGAGCTGCAGCGCGCCATCGGCCAGCTGTCCGGTTCGACGGTGCTGGGCCTGGAGGACACCGGGGCGCTGATGAACCGCCTCGGCAAGAGCGAGCTGTGCTGGGGCGAGCAGATGTCGGTGGACTCGATGCTGGAGCGCATCGCCGCCGTCACCCCGGACGACGTGCGCGCGGTCGCCCGCGATGTACTGGGACACCGTCCCTCGCTGGCCGTCATCGGCCCGCTGAAGGACAAGCAGGCCTCGCGTCTGCACGAATCGGTCGCGTAA
- the dapB gene encoding 4-hydroxy-tetrahydrodipicolinate reductase — MSKLRVAVIGATGRIGAEAVRAVEAADDLELVAALGRNDPLTALTDAGAQVAVELTHPDAVMANLEFCVRNGIHGVVGTTGWTEERLTALNGWLADSPATGVLIAPNFSIGAVLTMRFAQQAARWFETVEVIELHHNKKADAPSGTATRTAQLIAAARDEAGMPRQQDPTTHGLDGARGADVDGVPVHSVRLRGLLAHQEVLFGDTGETLTIRHDSLHHSSFMPGILLAARKVTGTPGLTFGLEHFLTDEHRLGQD; from the coding sequence ATGAGCAAGCTCCGTGTGGCCGTCATCGGCGCCACCGGCCGGATCGGCGCCGAGGCCGTGCGGGCCGTCGAGGCGGCCGACGACCTGGAACTGGTCGCCGCGCTCGGCAGGAACGACCCGCTGACGGCGCTGACCGACGCCGGCGCGCAGGTCGCCGTCGAGCTGACGCACCCGGACGCCGTGATGGCGAACCTGGAGTTCTGCGTCCGCAACGGCATCCACGGCGTGGTGGGAACCACCGGCTGGACCGAGGAGCGTCTGACGGCGCTCAACGGCTGGCTGGCGGACTCCCCGGCCACCGGAGTGCTCATCGCCCCGAACTTCTCGATCGGCGCGGTCCTGACGATGCGCTTCGCTCAGCAGGCGGCCCGCTGGTTCGAGACCGTCGAGGTCATCGAACTGCACCACAACAAGAAGGCGGACGCCCCCAGCGGCACCGCCACCCGGACCGCCCAGCTCATCGCGGCCGCCCGCGACGAGGCCGGGATGCCGCGTCAGCAGGACCCGACCACGCACGGCCTGGACGGCGCGCGCGGCGCGGACGTCGACGGGGTGCCGGTGCACTCGGTGCGGCTGCGCGGCCTGCTCGCCCACCAGGAAGTCCTGTTCGGCGACACGGGCGAGACCCTCACCATCCGGCACGACTCGCTGCACCACAGCAGCTTCATGCCGGGCATCCTGCTCGCCGCCCGGAAGGTCACCGGAACCCCGGGCCTGACCTTCGGCCTCGAGCATTTCCTCACCGACGAACACCGCCTGGGCCAGGACTGA
- a CDS encoding tetratricopeptide repeat protein, whose translation MRAKVTYFVLAGALVCYFVLVGSRGVLLLEEGTWITVPFGIAVLVLPFIGAWFLWQTTQFARHANRLSRELDAEGGLPVDELVRTPSGRIDRDSADAVFAKRQAETEACPDDWRSWFRLAIAYFDARDTPRARKAMQRAIALRDGKPVRTS comes from the coding sequence GTGCGCGCCAAAGTGACCTACTTCGTACTGGCCGGAGCGCTGGTCTGCTACTTCGTCCTGGTCGGCAGCCGGGGCGTGCTGCTCCTGGAGGAGGGCACGTGGATCACCGTGCCCTTCGGCATCGCCGTCCTGGTGCTGCCGTTCATCGGGGCCTGGTTCCTGTGGCAGACCACCCAGTTCGCCCGGCACGCGAACCGGCTCTCCCGGGAGCTGGACGCCGAGGGCGGCCTCCCCGTGGACGAACTCGTCCGCACCCCCAGCGGCCGGATCGACCGCGACTCGGCGGACGCGGTCTTCGCGAAGCGGCAGGCCGAGACGGAGGCCTGCCCTGACGACTGGCGCAGCTGGTTCCGGCTCGCCATCGCCTACTTCGACGCCCGCGACACCCCGCGGGCCCGCAAGGCCATGCAGCGCGCCATCGCGCTGCGCGACGGCAAGCCGGTCCGCACCAGCTGA
- the thyX gene encoding FAD-dependent thymidylate synthase produces MSDTSTETAVQFRGEVTVDLVKHSAADSDVLWAARVSTAGEQSLEELTKDPERSKGLINYLMRDRHGSPFEHNSMTFFISAPIFVFREFMRHRVGWSYNEESGRYRELLPVFYVPAQERKLVQQGRPGKYEFVDGTDAQHRATTEAMEASYRQAYEAYQEMLAAGIAREVARAVLPVGLFSSMYATCNARSLMHFLGLRTQHELAAVPSFPQREIEMVGEKMEAEWAKLMPLTHAAFNGNGRIAP; encoded by the coding sequence GTGAGCGACACTTCCACCGAGACCGCCGTCCAGTTCCGCGGTGAGGTGACCGTCGACCTGGTGAAGCACAGCGCCGCGGACTCGGACGTGCTGTGGGCGGCGCGCGTGTCCACCGCGGGAGAGCAGTCCCTGGAAGAGCTGACCAAGGACCCCGAGCGGTCCAAGGGCCTGATCAACTATCTGATGCGCGACCGGCACGGCAGCCCGTTCGAGCACAATTCGATGACGTTCTTCATCAGCGCCCCGATCTTCGTCTTCCGCGAGTTCATGCGGCACCGCGTCGGCTGGTCGTACAACGAGGAGTCCGGCCGCTACCGCGAGCTGCTGCCGGTGTTCTACGTTCCCGCGCAGGAGCGCAAGCTCGTCCAGCAGGGCCGTCCGGGCAAGTACGAGTTCGTGGACGGCACGGACGCCCAGCACCGGGCGACGACCGAGGCCATGGAGGCCTCGTACCGCCAGGCGTACGAGGCGTACCAGGAGATGCTGGCCGCCGGCATCGCCCGTGAGGTGGCCCGTGCGGTCCTCCCGGTGGGACTCTTCTCGTCGATGTACGCGACTTGCAACGCGCGCTCGCTCATGCATTTCCTCGGACTCCGTACCCAGCACGAGCTGGCGGCCGTTCCGTCCTTCCCGCAGCGGGAGATCGAGATGGTCGGCGAGAAGATGGAAGCCGAGTGGGCGAAGCTCATGCCGCTGACCCACGCGGCCTTCAATGGCAACGGGCGCATCGCTCCGTAG
- the dapA gene encoding 4-hydroxy-tetrahydrodipicolinate synthase: MAPTSTPTTPFGRVLTAMVTPFTADGALDLDGAQRLAAHLVDAGNDGLVVNGTTGESPTTSNVEKGQLVRAVLEAVGDRAFVIAGVGTNDTRHSVELARQAEQAGAHGLLTVTPYYSKPSQEGLYQNFTVIADATGLPVMLYDIPGRSGVPIDTETLVRLAEHPRIVANKDAKGDLGAASWAIARSGLAWYSGDDMLNLPLLSIGAVGFVSVVGHVVSPELRALLQAHLAGDTAKAVEIHQSLLPIFTGMFRTQGVMTTKAALELLGLPAGPLRLPLVELSGSETEQLKKDLAAGGVHL, encoded by the coding sequence ATGGCTCCGACCTCCACACCGACGACCCCCTTCGGGCGGGTCCTGACCGCAATGGTCACGCCGTTCACCGCGGACGGCGCGCTCGACCTCGACGGCGCACAGCGACTGGCCGCCCACCTGGTCGACGCAGGCAATGACGGCCTGGTCGTCAACGGCACCACCGGCGAGTCGCCGACCACCAGCAACGTGGAGAAAGGGCAGCTCGTACGGGCCGTCCTGGAAGCCGTGGGGGACCGCGCCTTCGTCATCGCCGGAGTCGGCACCAACGACACCCGGCACAGCGTCGAGCTCGCGCGCCAGGCCGAGCAGGCCGGCGCGCACGGCCTGCTCACCGTGACGCCGTACTACAGCAAGCCCTCCCAGGAGGGGCTGTACCAGAACTTCACGGTCATCGCCGATGCCACCGGCCTGCCGGTGATGCTCTACGACATCCCCGGCCGCAGCGGTGTCCCGATCGACACGGAGACCCTCGTCCGGCTGGCCGAGCACCCCCGCATCGTCGCCAACAAGGACGCCAAGGGCGACCTCGGCGCGGCGAGCTGGGCCATCGCCCGCAGCGGACTCGCCTGGTACTCCGGCGACGACATGCTCAACCTGCCGCTGCTCTCGATCGGCGCGGTCGGCTTCGTCTCCGTCGTCGGCCATGTCGTCTCCCCGGAACTGCGCGCGCTGCTCCAGGCCCACCTGGCAGGGGACACCGCCAAGGCCGTCGAGATCCACCAGAGCCTGCTTCCCATTTTCACGGGCATGTTCAGGACACAGGGCGTCATGACCACCAAGGCAGCCCTCGAACTCCTGGGACTTCCCGCGGGGCCGCTGCGGCTGCCGCTCGTGGAACTGTCCGGGAGTGAGACGGAGCAGCTGAAGAAGGATCTCGCCGCAGGCGGGGTACACCTGTAG